The proteins below come from a single Triplophysa rosa linkage group LG12, Trosa_1v2, whole genome shotgun sequence genomic window:
- the meak7 gene encoding MTOR-associated protein MEAK7 → MGNTDSVVVQKRLAHFRPDERPVIEGIFDRLHGSAAVSSGKTGTILSLDMLLMTMRDVASESMINRVFQGMHSVDPGVALPPGGGVSREQLVIFLADIFRGTAEERAPLVLAMAGGEKAASATAEQIRDFVEDLVSSAVQTLAYRGHLRAWQPDRMSDGPKGVKALAEQLTSEMKPSDQNTCDVLEDWLFRIPTMALFLELLIGEGLGVRLPSRPPPTLLPQCQYAPWSDLRCLLNLPLLMFLSPQLPDGYISPWRLLFSTSIHGESFTQLVGTCKCRGPTILLMKDTKGHVFGGFASQSWEIKPQFQGDSRCFLFSVFPFMRVFTCTGYNNHYMYLNQGQQTMPNGLGMGGQHGYFGLWLDCDFGHGHSRARPRCTTYGSPQLSGEEDFKLDTLEVWGVGKPPEEQEEGENKKSILVADPEVQAMMEMTGKTLHSQGLREPEEDDGQ, encoded by the exons ATGGGAAACACGGATAGCGTTGTAGTGCAGAAACGTCTGGCTCATTTTCGTCCTGATGAGAGGCCAGTTATTGAGGGGATATTTGACAGGCTTCATGGATCTGCTGCTGTTTCATCTGGGAAAACAGGGACGATTTTATCCCTAGACATGCTGTTG ATGACAATGAGAGATGTGGCTTCGGAATCAATGATAAACAGAGTGTTCCAGGGAATGCACAGTGTTGATCCTGGAGTAGCACTGCCCCCTGGTGGTGGGGTAAGTCGAGAGCAGTTGGTGATATTCCTGGCAGACATCTTTAGGGGAACTGCAGAGGAACGTGCACCTTTGGTTTTAGCAATGGCAGGGGGTGAAAAAGCAGCTTCTGCCACAGCTGAGCAGATCAGAGAT TTTGTGGAAGACCTGGTGTCGTCTGCAGTGCAGACTTTAGCCTACAGGGGGCATCTACGAGCCTGGCAACCAGATCGCATGAGCGATGGTCCTAAAGGTGTGAAGGCACTGGCAGAACAGTTGACCTCTGAAATGAAACCTTCAG ATCAGAATACGTGTGACGTTCTGGAAGACTGGTTGTTCCGGATCCCGACAATGGCTCTGTTCTTGGAGCTTCTAATTGGTGAGGGGCTAGGGGTTAGGCTGCCCTCTCGCCCTCCTCCGACTCTGTTGCCCCAGTGTCAGTATGCGCCCTGGAGTGACCTCCGCTGTCTCTTGAATCTACCTCTTTTGATGTTCCTGTCACCTCAGCTTCCTGATGGTTACATTTCCCCCTGGAGGTTGTTATTCTCCACAAGCATACATGGGGAAAGCTTCACCCAACTGGTGGGTACCTGTAAATGCCGGGGTCCCACCATCTTGTTGATGAAGGACACTAAAGGCCATGTCTTTGGGGGCTTTGCTTCTCAAAGCTGGGAGATCAAACCTCAGTTCCAAG GTGATTCCAGATGTTTCCTCTTTTCTGTGTTTCCTTTCATGCGAGTGTTCACCTGCACAGGCTATAACAATCATTACATGTACCTGAACCAGGGCCAGCAGACTATGCCTAATGGCTTG GGCATGGGTGGTCAGCACGGCTATTTCGGGTTGTGGTTGGACTGCGATTTCGGCCATGGCCACAGTAGGGCTCGACCACGCTGTACCACATATGGCAGTCCTCAGCTTTCAGGAGAGGAGGACTTCAAACTGGACACCCTGGAGGTGTGGGGAGTTGGCAAGCCACCGGAAGAACAAGAGGAG GGTGAGAATAAGAAAAGCATACTAGTTGCAGATCCTGAAGTTCAGGCCATGATGGAAATGACAGGCAAGACCCTGCACAGCCAAGGCCTGAGAGAACCAGAGGAGGATGACGGACAGTGA